TATCATTCACTGTTcaaaagaaaactgaaaaacttaAAAAGCAAATGCCTTACAAAATGGTCAGTTTGCTACGTACGAAACCAATCGGTATTTAGCTTAGAAAGATTGTTTATGATTATTGGATATCAGAGTTATCTtacaaaatacgaaatttaaTGAACAGCTTGTGGGGGGAGGGGTGAAAGGACAAAGAGGGTtgacaattgttttacttaaACTATTACAAAAAAAGAGCGCGGCTGAAACTTGAGAGCGAGTCCCAGATGCTGCCTACTTAATGTACTTGTCCATGAACTTCTTGTGGAAATCGGAGCGCAGGGCGTCATTGACGAAGTGCGTCTTCTTATCGGGCGCAGATCTGGCGCAATTCTTAAAGACCACATCATCGTCCCAGCGGCGCTTTATCTTTAGATCACCGCCCAGTCCAGAGGCACGTCCCGCTGCCGAGGCGGCGGTGCCGGGCTCATAGTTCATCAGTGGATTGCCGGACAGGATGTTCTCCATGCGTATGCGTTCGTCCTCCTGCTTCTTTTCCGACTCGCGACGCGCCGTCTCCTGCAGACGTTCCTGCTTGATCTTCTGCAGCTCGGCCAGCAGGGCGGCATCATCGTCATCGGAATCGCTGTCCGAATCGGAGCTATCGTTGTCCAGCGGCTCATCGGCGTCCATATTGGCGGCCTGCTGCTGAGCCGCCTGCTGCGCTTGCTGCTGCCCTGCGTCCGGCTTGGAACGCTTTGCGGCACTGCTGCCACCGCCGGCGTTGTTCGCCTCAATCGCCTTGCGTACAATGGAGGGCAGTGCCTTGCCCGACGACGACGAAGTGGCTCCCGTTCCGGAGCGCGCCTCACGTTCgcgctcctccagctccttgcGGAAGTCACGGTTGCGGTTCTCATCGCTGGTGCCCTGGCCAGTCTCCCTGCGCAAACACAAGTTCTCGTTAGACAAGGAAATTGTTATGTGGGCTACTATTAATCCTTACCTGTATTTCAGTTTCGTGTGGCCTGGCAAATCGCGACTGGAGTACTGCTTGCTCAGTGCACTCAGATCCTTTTCGCCGCGACCGGATCCTCCGCGGGCTGGATCGAAGGTCGGACGCGCTGCTGTGGTCATTTTCAACTAGCTAGTTATGCGTTTAATTGTTAAATTGatgaaaagtgaaatgaaTTTCCGAACTGCGTGCTTTGTTTGATGTATCAACAGTACCAATAATCGAGCCGTACCACGGTCACACTGACCGATAGGCCTTTCGATACACGCTTAGTGCGGACTTTAACCGTGATAAGGGCGGCTATTGCTGGGCATCACTGGAACATCAGCTGTGCGCACCAATGGGCAGCATTGTTACGGTAAACACGCGCGGAGCACCGCCGTTTTATccgacaaacaaaaaaacgctgaaaaacaaaacttttcgGCAACTTGAAGCGATTTTAAGTTTAGTTTAGCCAACCCCCTGCTATCCATCCCCCACCGACGGCCATGCTGGCCAATTTGCGCGCCTGCAGCGGCCACCTGTTGCATCACAGCCTCCGAAATGCAAGAATTCCACGACGAAGCTGGGCGAGCACGACTGCTGGCAAGGATCAGCCGGAGGAGGACAGCCTGACCATCGGCGATGTGAGCGTGCGGCTGCGCAAGCCCAAGGATCCGCAACTGGTGCCGCAGCAATACGGTGAGCAGGGGGATGCCGGGAAGTGGGAAGCCAAGATCTCTGGACAGTGCAAAGGTCAACATAAAGATCTTGGTGCCGCAGAATTAtttcatcattatcattatatCATGTCATTATATCATCTTTGAGTAGCAGACACATCAAGGATTAAAGAGACCACGGATCTAAAGCGAAGGAATGAATGTAAAACTCATGGTCATCGAGAAAAGACCACTATAATCTCAAGAAAATTCCTATGTGAAAACAAGCTACATGCTATATTTCATAATTGGCCAAATCGACAAATTATATGAGGCACAAGCTATCCGAACTCGAGACTTAATAAACTCTGTATTTGGAGGACCAaatgatttatgttttaaCACGAACCTTTCGTTCTTGTATCCATCCAATCCGATAGTGAAATACGCATCGGATGGCACCCTTCAGCTGTCGCAATCAGCACTGCACCACCTGCGCTGGATGCTGCAGAAGGATGCACTGCGTCAGGACATGTTTCTACTGGGGCAACCGGGTCCGCTGCGCCGCCAGCTGGCCATGCAGTTCCTGGAGCTGACGCAGCGCGAGGTGGAGTACGTGGCCCTCAGCAGAGACACCACCGAGAGCGATCTGAAGCAGCGACGTGAAATCAACGACAGGGCGGCCATCTTCCACGATCAGGGAGCCGTACGAGCGGCGCTCAATGGCCGAGTTCTTGTCCTCGATGGAGTGGAGCACGCGGAACGCAATGTCCTGCCCATACTAAACAATCTGCTGGAGAATCGCGAGATGCACCTGGAGAGCGGCAAGTTCCTGATGTCGCCGGAGCGTTACGATAAACTTCTAGAGGTATGTTAGCTGTTTCCTGTGTGCACGTTCCTAGTCCTCTGAAGCTTGCTAATCCTCATTCTCATTTGTTTTAGAAACACTCGCGGGAGCAGCTGGACGAATGGGGTCTGCTACGCGTATCGGAGCAATTCCGGGTGGTAGCCTTGGGTCTGCCCACCCACAAGTACAAGGGCACGCCACTGGATCCACCGCTGCGCTCCCGCTTCCAGTCCCGCAACGTGACCACATATTCGTACGGCGAGCTGTACGAGGAACTGCAGCAGGAGGCGCCTTCTGTGCCCGGCGAGCAGCTGAAGCAGTTGCTCACCTTCGCCTTGACCCTGCAGCAGGCGGATCCTGTGCTCCAACTGCCCGACTTTCCCATCCACAATCTAGCATTGGGTGTCAAGATGCTGGTAGGTGTACCCCTTCACATTTCCGTATAAAATACTTACTTTTCCTTCTGCTTCTTCAGGCGGCTAATCCCTCTCTGAGTCTGCACGACGTCATCAGTCGCATTTATCCATATCAAACCATGCTGAAGCCCGACCAGAAGAAGCGTGTCGAGGAGCTACTCAAGAAGCTGGATATTCAACTGGTGCCCAGCCCGAGCATCAAAAAAATCGAAGCACAGTCGCAGGAAAACTCCCTGATCCACATAAAACTGGACGAATTGCAGCTAAATTTGCCTGAAGGCCAGATTCCTACGGCTTCTACCTACTTTGTCGATCTACCGCATCAGAGGCAAGCTCTCGCCAGTCTACTGCAAGCGTATGCTGTCGGGGATGTGTGTCTCGTGGGCGAGAAGGGTGTGGGCAAGCTGACGCTGACCCAGGAGTTGCTCCGCCTCCTGCAGCAAACCTCAGAGCCCATGATGCTGTACGAGGACATGACCAGCAGGGATATCGTCCAGCAGCGTATCACAAGTCCCCAAGGAGACACCGTATGGAGGGACTCACCACTGGTGCGAGCTGCCAAATCGGGATCTGTGGCGGTTCTAAATGGACTGCATCGGCTACACAAGAGCACGGCCAGCGTTCTGCAGCGGTGAgttagaaatagaaatagcTTCATTAAAGTGATATATTCTATGAAAAATGTCCCATTTCAGGCTCATCCACGATCGggaactgcagctgtgtgATGGCACCACTCTTCTGGGCGCAAATCGCTACCAGGCACTGCTACAGCAGGGATTCTCCAAGGAAGAGCTAGGTAAACTTGGTTTTCTACCCATCCATGAGTCTTTCCGCGTGGTGGCCTTGGCGGAGCCACCGCGTCTGGGCGGCGGACAACCCAGCTGGCTGACACCCGAGCTGCTCAGCCTGTTTCTCTACCAAGAACTGCGTCCCTTGCGTCAGAGCGAAGAGGCGGAATTGCTGGCGCAGCTGTGTGGTGGAGATTTACCTGCTGGTATGGATCAACTGCTGAAACTGGCCCAACTGCTGAGATCTTCACAGGATCCGCTGCTCCAGGGACTGGCGGGCACCCTCTCCACTCGGCAACTACTCAAGCTGGCCCGCCGTTTGGCGGCCTATCCAGAGAGTGAGCTCAGCGATGTGCACGAAATGCTGCAGAACACTTTCCTGGCCAGATTTATGCCGGCCCTGTCGAGGGGTGCCTTGGAACAGGCCATCCAACAGGTGGGCATAAAGCCGCGAGAGATTAAgctgaaaagcaaaaaaaatcaaattgctGTGGAGGATAACTCGCTGCGGATCGGCTCCACCCGTTGGCCACTGGGCAATCCGACTCAGGCGCAGCTATCCAAGGTGCCGCACACCTTGTTCTACGAGATGCCGCAGCATGTCCAGCTGCTGGAGCGTCTGCTGCAGGACTACCTCATCGGCGAGCACCTCCTTCTGGTTGGCAATCAGGGAGTTGGCAAGAACAAGCTTGTAGATCGCCTTCTGGAACTAATGCAGCGTCCGCGCGAGTACATCCAGCTGCATCGGGACACCACGGTGCACAGTCTGACGCTCCAGGCGACTCTAAAGGATGGCCAGGTGTCGTACGAGGACAGCGCCCTGGTCCAAGCTGTACGAACTGGTCATGTTCTTGTGGTGGACGAGGCGGATAAGGCGCCAGTGAATGTCACCTGTATACTGCGAACTCTGGTGGAGAGTGGCGAGATGGTGCTGGCCGATGGCCGGAGGATTGTGCCACCGGGTGAAGGCGGTAGGGTGCCCAACTCGATTGAAACCCATCCCGATTTCCGGCTTATAGTCCTGGCCAATCGTCCGGGTTTCCCCTTCCTGGGCAACGACTTCTTTGCTGCGCTTGGTGATGTCTTCAGCTGCCACGCTATTAGCAATCCCGATCCGGAATCCGAGATCTTCCTACTGCAACAATATGGACCGAAGGTGCCCATCAAAACGCTACGCACCCTGGTTAATGCCTTTGGTGAACTGCGAACTCTAGCTGACGAGGGAATGCTCAACTATCCGTACTCCACCCGCGAAGTGGTGAGCATAGTGAAGCATCTGGAACGCTATCCGGAGGAGAACATGTCCGAGGTGGTGGGCAATGTGCTCGACTTCGATCGCTATCAACCGGAGGCACTGCAGCAGGTCACCCAAGTGCTGGCCAAGCACGGCATCGAATCCTACGCCGAGGAAGAGATCCAGGCCATAAGGAAGCAAAGGATCCTGCAGGCATCCGTGAATCGGCATAGTGGACTGGGCGTCTCCGGTCCAAAGTTCGGCAAGTTAGATCCCAAGAACGAACCGCATGTCGGTGGCAACACGTGGGCTGGTGGCAGTGGTGGTCGTGACACCGCCGGACTGGGCGGCAAGGGTGGCCCATTCCGACTGGACAAGGGCCACAAGGTCCATCAGCTGAGCGACGAGGAGAAGGCCGATGTGCCCGAGGAGATCAAGCGGGCAGCACGTGAAATGAATCGCAAGGCGTTCGAGGACAAGCTCAAAGAGATCAAGATGTCCGCCCACGACCACAAGCTGTATGCCCAGTTCAGCGAACCCAATCGCAAGCAGGTTCAGCAACTGAAGGCCGTCCTGgaggccatgcaaacgaagaGCAAGGAGCGCCAGTGGCAGAAGTACCAAACGCACGGCGATCTGGATGACACGCGCCTGGTGGAGGGCATCACCGGCGAGAAGAACATCTATAGGCGACGGGCGGAGGCCAATCCCTGGGCGGATCATGTCCAGGAGAAACCCAATAGGCTTAAGCTGGTCGTAGATGTATCAGGATCGATGTACAGGTAAGCGTGATGGCGATATCCTTGGAACACCCATTTAACCGCACATCTTTCAGGTTCAATGGTTACGATGGACGACTGGACCGTCAGCTGGAGGCCGTGGTCATGGTGATGGAAGCCTTTGAGGGCTTCGAGAAGAAGATCGTCTACGACATCATCGGCCACAGCGGCGAGGGTTGGGAGATTCCGTTCGTGACCGCGGGCAGTCCGCCCAAGAACGACAAGGAGCGTTTCGAGGCCATTCGCATGATGCACGCCCACTCGCAGTTCTGCTGGTCCGGTGACTCCACGGTGAAGGCGGCACGGGAGGCCTGCTCGACGCTGGGCGCAGAGCAGGACTACGACAATGCCATCGTTGTGGTCCTCAGCGATGCCAATCTGCAGCGCTATGGCATCGCACCCAAGGATCTGGCTATGGCGCTCAAACGGGGCGAGCCGAAGGTCAAGGGCTATGCCATCTTCATTGGCAGTCTGGCCGAGGAGGCGGATGAGTAAGTTTGATTTGTAAGCTTTCTATCTTTACTATCGCTATATCTAATCCTTTCCAGAATCAATGCGGAAATGCCGGCTGGTCAGAGCTTCGTGTGCATGGACCTCACCAAGCTACCTCACATCCTGCAGCAGATCTTCACCTCCTCGCTGCTTTAGTGCAATTTCTAGGATTAGGATTTATGTTGAACACTGTGTTGATAATTCCAATTATTGTTAAGCCTAAATTGAGTCTATAATAAATCTATATTTTTGTCTAGCACTTTCGGTTTTTGAAAGTAGTTGAGTGTAGAAGAAAACATCGATTgggttttgcatttttatttgtattgtttATTAATTGCCTTGCTGTTTATGCTTGCTATTTGATTACTTGTCatataatttacaaattacATAAGTattcaatacaaaaaaaaaaaaaaaaaacaatttcgaaCTCGAGGATTTCTCTGGCAGGGATTTCTCGCATTCTGACGGGGATTACGGggtatacaaaaaaataaacaattcgTGGTTttacattaattaaatttggtATAAAAATCTAAAACAATTTCATTCCCTTCTCATTCacattacattttacattacacttttgttttttaatgatttttcttcacttttttttttttgtttcgtttgtATATGCATTtctgtatttatattaaatattgttgCAAATTCATGAATTAATGTGTTAGCAAAAAACGCTTAAATATACGTGTGTATAATATATACTCTTGATCCGTTAAATAAGGTGTGCGAAATTCGTGACGGGAACAGCCTCGTATAACTCGTATAAGTTAGCCACCAAGATCCTTGCAACTGGAAGTGTTAATGTTcgataaaaaaataaaataaaaaaaaaaacggaagaAACTGCCTGCTCCAGACACTTATGTCGCGCACCTTACTGCATAGTCTATACAAGTTTTGATCCTTGCACAATTCTCATGATCTATGTGGCCAGGAAGAGGGTCGGATTCGGATTAGGGATTGATCGCCTTACACATGTATaattctctctctctcgttcGATCGATCGAGTGTcgtgtatatatatagctaACTTTCTTACAGATATTATCGCTTGAAATTTGCCACTTGCATTTTGCATATGCATTCAATGAGGAATAAAACAATCGAGCTGAAACATGCCATTGAATTGATCCaagaacacacacacttgGCGAACAACACACTTGAAAAACGAGGGCAACGGTGATCGGTAGTATAAAAGCTAAGTTCacttaaaaacataacaacaAAGTTGGGCCTATTAAAGGCAAGCAGGCGTACCCAACCACATATACGTAGTTGGTAGTCCGAACCGAAGAATTCTCATGCGTTATTACACTTATGTACAGGAAAATCAGAACTGATTTAAAGTGGACGACATTCAAGTTACACGCGCCGAAAGTCGCGATTCCAGATTAGGGCTCTCTTACGGATTCTAAGTAAATgaggaagaaaaaaaaaaaaacattaaatctCGCCTGGGAGTGTTTGACGACCCGGGGACAGTGCGTTTCGGTGCTGTAGGCGAAGAGATGTGAATGTGACAAATGCAAAATTTCGTTCGTTCTAATCGCGGTCCTGAGTACGAAACTAAGTGGATTGCTGAACCTGCAGAATGACTTCGAATGAAACCTTAGGTTGCTGAATGCGTATGATTGGGGATTAAAACAAGCACATACAGCCTCGAAACGCACTGTACCCGGGTCGACGACATAACCTTTCGCTTTTCACTGGACTGCGGAATGGGGAGGAGGGGGAGGTAGTTCTTACAAAACGGGCTTCTATTTACAGTTAATGATAGATTAGGAGTGTTGCTCCGTACAACCCGTTGCAAATACATACGACATCGTCCAGATCCTGGAGTTCATGGACCACCGGACACACTCGCTAAATTCGCCAACGCATTATATAATCTCTGGTTACTTAGCACAAATCGTTTCCTCCTCCGTCTCCCTCCACCTTCTACACCTATGTACACAAATGACAAAAGTTTCTCTGCACCTGGGCCCTGACGTAGCATATcctatatacaatatatggcataaatagatataaatttataaagaCTAATGttaaacacacacatgacagacacacagacagacagacagacagtcaggcacacgcacacaaacacgtACAAATTTTGGCGATTTTCATGTTGATTGCAAAAGGTTTCCATATATGTGTGTACTATATGTATAATAGATATAGCAGATCGGCAGGGCGAATACAGTGCGTGGCATTAGCTCGGTGAATTGCTCCGCAAATTGCTTTATTCGCCAATTACTATACCTGCACCCATGAAACGcactgtatctgtatccaCATGCTCGTGTTTAATTTATCTCATATTCTTATCTCCATCTTCACTCTAATTTCTCGTTATCGATCAATTTATATATAGAAAGCATTAAAcgtataaataatttctttcGATATCGGATCGTGTAAAACGTCTTCCAaagtgcattaaaaaaaatttaaatcataatAACAAAGCGTaaaaattacataataaaattACTTAAAGTTTAGCAATAGCTACAACAGCAGTGCAActtatatacacacacatctGGTGTAAATAGCTCTAGTTAGATAGATACACCCTTACATGCTCTCCACTCCAAATAATTTCGTAAAAAAAAGGTCACGAACTAGGGCTAGTTCCCTTAGTTCCCTAAAAGAAGGTTGAAAATTTGCGTttgttctggttctggttctggttctggttctgaaTCTGGTTGTGATTGTGGATGTTCTGGTGCGGACGttggtgatgatgatgctgctgctgttggtgatgatgatgatggtgctgATGACTATTGGTTCCCACTCCATTGCTTATCGGTTTGAGGGGCAAGACAGGAACACAGGCATAGGCAGCCGGCTCCAGTTGGGCATTGTAAAACTGCCCCTGCGGCTGTGGACCGGCGATGGCAGCTGGAGCAACGGCAGCGGTTGGAGCAGCGACTGCTGTCCCCGGAGCTTGGCTGGCGGGTGGCATCAGGAGCACAGGCACCACCACGGGTTATACGGAGATCTCGTAGTTCATGTCGTAGATGCTGGCTCTATCCGGAGTGCCCGAATTGGAGGCGTTGCTCTGCATTAGGTgaccaccgccaccgccgcccgCCTGTTGATTGTTTCCCACTGACCCGCTGCCGGGAATGCCACCGTTTTGCTGCTGTTCCAGTGACTGCATCTCCATGGAGTCGGCCATCTCCAGCGCTCGCACAAAGCTCATGGGTCGCGTTGGCGTCTGTTTCCGCTTGATCTGTGGCGAGGGCTGCGTCTGCAGATTGCCACCGCCCTGATTTCCCATAGGATTGGGCGGAAATACGGCCACTCCGCCGCGCAATGCCGGCTGATAGCCGCCGCCTCCAGTGGCGGGATTACTGGCTGTCACGCTAGCTAAACTGCCACTGCTGCCGGCTGCTCCAACCGCTCCGCCGCCTCCGTAGCGCAGTATATAGCTCTGGCCAGCTCCGGACACCTGTGGCATGGTGGTGGGACTCGTGGGATTGGAGCGATGATATGAGGCTGCTGCCGCAGCCGCcgcctgttgttgctgctgctgctgctgctgctggatggTGTAGTCCTGGAGTCGCGAGTGCGTCATAATCAGCGGATGTGCTCCTCCGCCCGCCGTCATGTACTGGGCATGCGGCATCACTCCGGCGGCGGCTCCGCTGCTGGACAGCGTGCCCGCACTGCTGCCAATCCCGCTGCTGACCACCTGTTgtgcctgctgctgttgctgctgctgctgtccgGCGTTGTTGGTGAATCCCGGCGACGTATCCTTCCACATGTAAACGCCGCGCTGCGGACTGCCGGCGAGCTCTCGTATATTATCCACCGTATTGTTGGATCGTGCGTAGGACAACTCTCCGCCGGcaacgcctcctccagcaccCTGGCGCACCAGTTCGCCCTCGGAGAGGAAGCGTCTCTGTGGGCTGCCACCGTACGCCGCCTGCGCTAAAGCGGCATGTTGCGGATGTGCCGCATGTACCGccgcctgttgctgctgctgctgctgctgctgcagagcTGTGAAGGTACAAGGGGAGATGCATAAGGATTTCAGTTGGCACTCTAAATAAAGCTACCACTCaccttgctgctgttgctggtgctgcatGAGGACACGCTGCTGCTGGAGaagcagctgttgctgctgctgttgaatGCTGGGCGCCTGCGGATGTTGCGGCGGCAGACCACTGGTGTATTCGTAATAggcagctgctgcagccgccgcagcctgctgttgctgttgctgctgctgcgccacCGCCTGTGCGTTCAGTCCGATGAAATCGGGTCGTCTTGGTTGAGTGGGCGTGCCCGGGTTAGATCTGTTGGGGATACAGGATTTTCAAAAATTAGTCAACGACTTGCTGAGTAGCTGGAAGCAATCTTAGTAGTAGTAAAGCATGCTGAGAGCGCGAGCACAAAAGCTGCTGCAGAGTTAACATCTGGATGTTAAaacttaacttctcggttaaCTGACGGTTAGAAAAACGATAGCGATCGATGAGCGAGGGACAGATATAAAGTGGTTGTCCTGATCCGATCTGATGTGAGTGTGAGATAATGGCCTTTAGAAGGGGTTAAAACAACAGCTTGGTGTTAGGTTCGTTTAGTAGCCAGAGGACAGTTAttggcacacaaaaaaaacgTTGGCAGACTTTTCCAGTTAACCCAATATGCTTTTTAAAGCCCAAAAATCCAATGGCATGTAAGTATTATTAACCACtactttaataaaaattaactaTATTGTACCAAAATTGTTCTTTTATTATGAAACCACCAGCACATGGCAAATGATAAGCGAGGTACCCTCGGCGGACTGGTGACTAGAATTATCGCATCACTTGATTGTGGCGTCCTCGAATGTCTGCATTGCCTCCGCCACCGGCCAGTCCCATGGTAATGGTGCCCAGGAGTCCACTGTTCGCCACCCGCTGGACAAACACAACCACTGTGCGCGGCACATCCGATCGCACCACCTGCACCACCAGGTGCAGCAGATTGACCACACAGTAGAGCAGACCGCACAGGAGGATCAGCGGCGCCATTACCAGTTTGGTCTGCACTGAGTACCGGGTGGTGTCCTCTAAGTCGAAGAACTCCCAGAGATTGGCGTTGCCCAGAAAGCGTTTTCGTAGCCCGATCGCCTGGTTCTTTAGCCAACTGAAGTACCAGCACAGGAAGAAGAGGGCGTGGGAGACCACGCAGCCGAGTACCAATCCGGCCAGAGTAATGTAGTCCATTTTGGAGGAAGCTCCGTCACCGGTGGAAGTTTGGACCAGTCCGCTTCCGTAGGCCTTAAGCAGCGTCTGGGCCAACATCCAGCTCTGCTGAGCGGTCAGGTCACACTGATCCGGTGAGGACATCCTCTCCTGCAATTCCATTGAATGCGGCCTGCGTCGATGCTTCTTCTCTCGTCTGAGGGCTTCTCTATCC
The DNA window shown above is from Drosophila melanogaster chromosome X and carries:
- the c12.2 gene encoding c12.2, isoform A, with product MLANLRACSGHLLHHSLRNARIPRRSWASTTAGKDQPEEDSLTIGDVSVRLRKPKDPQLVPQQYVKYASDGTLQLSQSALHHLRWMLQKDALRQDMFLLGQPGPLRRQLAMQFLELTQREVEYVALSRDTTESDLKQRREINDRAAIFHDQGAVRAALNGRVLVLDGVEHAERNVLPILNNLLENREMHLESGKFLMSPERYDKLLEKHSREQLDEWGLLRVSEQFRVVALGLPTHKYKGTPLDPPLRSRFQSRNVTTYSYGELYEELQQEAPSVPGEQLKQLLTFALTLQQADPVLQLPDFPIHNLALGVKMLAANPSLSLHDVISRIYPYQTMLKPDQKKRVEELLKKLDIQLVPSPSIKKIEAQSQENSLIHIKLDELQLNLPEGQIPTASTYFVDLPHQRQALASLLQAYAVGDVCLVGEKGVGKLTLTQELLRLLQQTSEPMMLYEDMTSRDIVQQRITSPQGDTVWRDSPLVRAAKSGSVAVLNGLHRLHKSTASVLQRLIHDRELQLCDGTTLLGANRYQALLQQGFSKEELGKLGFLPIHESFRVVALAEPPRLGGGQPSWLTPELLSLFLYQELRPLRQSEEAELLAQLCGGDLPAGMDQLLKLAQLLRSSQDPLLQGLAGTLSTRQLLKLARRLAAYPESELSDVHEMLQNTFLARFMPALSRGALEQAIQQVGIKPREIKLKSKKNQIAVEDNSLRIGSTRWPLGNPTQAQLSKVPHTLFYEMPQHVQLLERLLQDYLIGEHLLLVGNQGVGKNKLVDRLLELMQRPREYIQLHRDTTVHSLTLQATLKDGQVSYEDSALVQAVRTGHVLVVDEADKAPVNVTCILRTLVESGEMVLADGRRIVPPGEGGRVPNSIETHPDFRLIVLANRPGFPFLGNDFFAALGDVFSCHAISNPDPESEIFLLQQYGPKVPIKTLRTLVNAFGELRTLADEGMLNYPYSTREVVSIVKHLERYPEENMSEVVGNVLDFDRYQPEALQQVTQVLAKHGIESYAEEEIQAIRKQRILQASVNRHSGLGVSGPKFGKLDPKNEPHVGGNTWAGGSGGRDTAGLGGKGGPFRLDKGHKVHQLSDEEKADVPEEIKRAAREMNRKAFEDKLKEIKMSAHDHKLYAQFSEPNRKQVQQLKAVLEAMQTKSKERQWQKYQTHGDLDDTRLVEGITGEKNIYRRRAEANPWADHVQEKPNRLKLVVDVSGSMYRFNGYDGRLDRQLEAVVMVMEAFEGFEKKIVYDIIGHSGEGWEIPFVTAGSPPKNDKERFEAIRMMHAHSQFCWSGDSTVKAAREACSTLGAEQDYDNAIVVVLSDANLQRYGIAPKDLAMALKRGEPKVKGYAIFIGSLAEEADEINAEMPAGQSFVCMDLTKLPHILQQIFTSSLL
- the Zdhhc8 gene encoding zinc finger DHHC-type containing 8, isoform E, whose product is MPKCDVKTRYIPATFAWIVLLLTTFLFFFYPCQFYVKSHPWVLAYQGVITFFVLANFTLATFMDPGIIPKASPDEDCEEELRAPLYKNAEINGITVKMKWCVTCKFYRPPRCSHCSVCNHCIETFDHHCPWVNNCIGRRNYRFFFFFLVSLSIHMLSIFSLCLVYVLKIMPNIKDTAPIVAIILMGLVTILAIPIFGLTGFHMVLVSRGRTTNEQVTGKFKGGYNPFSRGCWHNCCYTQFGPQYPSLLNPKKYASRRSQVQNQAISTICNDRSGQQTGAGSGAGGNGTAAVSGGGGGVGSGGGMRGTAVQYSPRSFYDASREKRGIQVKTYMAEGNGYNQRSGSTTLYSKLSPGRECSDTDLEPPPASQSQDCEPTPPLQRHNSSSFYLPQVSDSGGLNGSVSTGGGGGGDSPRHMRLYHPRHSPHARPRGLDPQRGYTSDALSPDHPVGYGVGVNGSQQQQQQALAAAAAAAAVAAQNQRSATTTATPTMQQRIKPLGVATPLVMASPVRRSNPGTPTQPRRPDFIGLNAQAVAQQQQQQQQAAAAAAAAYYEYTSGLPPQHPQAPSIQQQQQQLLLQQQRVLMQHQQQQQALQQQQQQQQQAAVHAAHPQHAALAQAAYGGSPQRRFLSEGELVRQGAGGGVAGGELSYARSNNTVDNIRELAGSPQRGVYMWKDTSPGFTNNAGQQQQQQQQAQQVVSSGIGSSAGTLSSSGAAAGVMPHAQYMTAGGGAHPLIMTHSRLQDYTIQQQQQQQQQQAAAAAAASYHRSNPTSPTTMPQVSGAGQSYILRYGGGGAVGAAGSSGSLASVTASNPATGGGGYQPALRGGVAVFPPNPMGNQGGGNLQTQPSPQIKRKQTPTRPMSFVRALEMADSMEMQSLEQQQNGGIPGSGSVGNNQQAGGGGGGHLMQSNASNSGTPDRASIYDMNYEISVXPVVVPVLLMPPASQAPGTAVAAPTAAVAPAAIAGPQPQGQFYNAQLEPAAYACVPVLPLKPISNGVGTNSHQHHHHHHQQQQHHHHQRPHQNIHNHNQIQNQNQNQNQNKRKFSTFF
- the c12.2 gene encoding c12.2, isoform B; the protein is MLANLRACSGHLLHHSLRNARIPRRSWASTTAGKDQPEEDSLTIGDVSVRLRKPKDPQLVPQQYADTSRIKETTDLKRRNELKYASDGTLQLSQSALHHLRWMLQKDALRQDMFLLGQPGPLRRQLAMQFLELTQREVEYVALSRDTTESDLKQRREINDRAAIFHDQGAVRAALNGRVLVLDGVEHAERNVLPILNNLLENREMHLESGKFLMSPERYDKLLEKHSREQLDEWGLLRVSEQFRVVALGLPTHKYKGTPLDPPLRSRFQSRNVTTYSYGELYEELQQEAPSVPGEQLKQLLTFALTLQQADPVLQLPDFPIHNLALGVKMLAANPSLSLHDVISRIYPYQTMLKPDQKKRVEELLKKLDIQLVPSPSIKKIEAQSQENSLIHIKLDELQLNLPEGQIPTASTYFVDLPHQRQALASLLQAYAVGDVCLVGEKGVGKLTLTQELLRLLQQTSEPMMLYEDMTSRDIVQQRITSPQGDTVWRDSPLVRAAKSGSVAVLNGLHRLHKSTASVLQRLIHDRELQLCDGTTLLGANRYQALLQQGFSKEELGKLGFLPIHESFRVVALAEPPRLGGGQPSWLTPELLSLFLYQELRPLRQSEEAELLAQLCGGDLPAGMDQLLKLAQLLRSSQDPLLQGLAGTLSTRQLLKLARRLAAYPESELSDVHEMLQNTFLARFMPALSRGALEQAIQQVGIKPREIKLKSKKNQIAVEDNSLRIGSTRWPLGNPTQAQLSKVPHTLFYEMPQHVQLLERLLQDYLIGEHLLLVGNQGVGKNKLVDRLLELMQRPREYIQLHRDTTVHSLTLQATLKDGQVSYEDSALVQAVRTGHVLVVDEADKAPVNVTCILRTLVESGEMVLADGRRIVPPGEGGRVPNSIETHPDFRLIVLANRPGFPFLGNDFFAALGDVFSCHAISNPDPESEIFLLQQYGPKVPIKTLRTLVNAFGELRTLADEGMLNYPYSTREVVSIVKHLERYPEENMSEVVGNVLDFDRYQPEALQQVTQVLAKHGIESYAEEEIQAIRKQRILQASVNRHSGLGVSGPKFGKLDPKNEPHVGGNTWAGGSGGRDTAGLGGKGGPFRLDKGHKVHQLSDEEKADVPEEIKRAAREMNRKAFEDKLKEIKMSAHDHKLYAQFSEPNRKQVQQLKAVLEAMQTKSKERQWQKYQTHGDLDDTRLVEGITGEKNIYRRRAEANPWADHVQEKPNRLKLVVDVSGSMYRFNGYDGRLDRQLEAVVMVMEAFEGFEKKIVYDIIGHSGEGWEIPFVTAGSPPKNDKERFEAIRMMHAHSQFCWSGDSTVKAAREACSTLGAEQDYDNAIVVVLSDANLQRYGIAPKDLAMALKRGEPKVKGYAIFIGSLAEEADEINAEMPAGQSFVCMDLTKLPHILQQIFTSSLL
- the c12.1 gene encoding c12.1; translation: MTTAARPTFDPARGGSGRGEKDLSALSKQYSSRDLPGHTKLKYRETGQGTSDENRNRDFRKELEEREREARSGTGATSSSSGKALPSIVRKAIEANNAGGGSSAAKRSKPDAGQQQAQQAAQQQAANMDADEPLDNDSSDSDSDSDDDDAALLAELQKIKQERLQETARRESEKKQEDERIRMENILSGNPLMNYEPGTAASAAGRASGLGGDLKIKRRWDDDVVFKNCARSAPDKKTHFVNDALRSDFHKKFMDKYIK